From the Daucus carota subsp. sativus chromosome 8, DH1 v3.0, whole genome shotgun sequence genome, one window contains:
- the LOC108198474 gene encoding nuclear transcription factor Y subunit B-5, with amino-acid sequence MADNSGDSASNNDQSVPEQDLLLPIANVGRIMKQNLPANAKVSKESKETMQECVSEFICFVTEEASERCRREKRKILSGDDICGAMQTLGFDNYAGTMKRYLEKYRQSEGGRANQE; translated from the coding sequence ATGGCTGACAATTCTGGTGATAGCGCCTCGAACAACGATCAATCCGTCCCTGAACAAGACCTTCTGCTGCCAATCGCAAACGTTGGGCGGATCATGAAGCAGAATCTGCCAGCCAATGCAAAAGTCTCCAAAGAAAGCAAAGAAACAATGCAGGAGTGCGTGTCCGAGTTCATATGCTTTGTGACAGAGGAGGCGTCAGAGAGGTGTCGCAGGGAGAAGCGGAAGATCTTGAGTGGGGACGATATCTGTGGGGCGATGCAGACGCTTGGTTTTGACAACTATGCAGGAACAATGAAGAGGTATCTGGAGAAGTATAGGCAATCTGAAGGGGGGAGAGCCAATCAAGAATAG
- the LOC108198971 gene encoding cation/H(+) antiporter 15 has protein sequence MGDVDLTIEDFNRTIVCFAETIYRTNGVWEGPNPLAPILPIFIFQLPITILATRIVLLLLKPFNMPPFIGELIGGILLGPTFFGKIAPSTYKWFFPAYGFTILEPMAHFALVYYAFLVGLTLDTQTIKRTGTKAMGMAITGAVIPCLIGCLLFFVIVSEKTNYAGCIFWGFALTVSSYSALGSILEDQSLVQTDVGKLALSAAQVGEAISWGLLAVGLAVANSETYCFLAIMLTVVFALICARGVRPALSWIIKKTGDGQGYSEFYICFILSGVAICGVITDAIGTHPMLGAFIFGLIMPNEVLQTTLVERLEDFVMGIFMPAFFAVCGIRTNLDSLSFNNTSLVVVLGIIIVLSGSKVISALLSSFVTNMTAKEAATIGVLTSTKSILALIILEVAQEHGILTTQEYTIMIVSVVVMTMLVPPIILHYHPNIDNMPYTRKTIEKAKSVEELRVLACVHKFNNVPSIISVLEAANATQQSPIKVYALQLVELIGRASAMLVVHNSRKISSKNPTKEEAQTDDIISAFDNYELRCDGVNVQALTSRCPYSTMDEDICNIARDKRAAFIILPFHRQQNLDGEMEDINPAIRTVNENVLAHAPCSVGVLIDRRMAGTSMFPNRVAVLFLGGPDDREALAYAWKMSEHQNVRLTVIRFLPGKDALQVDPTEFMTTAAGTITVPIDAENEKHLDDQFIAKFRMSITHDSSVVYQQVMLNDEEETVRAIKKMEKDFDLFIVGRGRGMASPLTAGLADWCDCPELGPIGDLFATSEFSSSFSVLVMQQYTRSEGSEHETESYAESSEAENELNWRPSNASNDYGSFGQRDTEFGHLSFNHRRDHSLGMMR, from the exons ATGGGAGACGTAGACCTCACGATAGAAGATTTTAACAGAACCATTGTATGTTTTGCTGAAACAATATATAGGACTAATGGAGTCTGGGAAGGACCCAACCCCCTGGCTCCGATTCTTCCCATCTTCATTTTTCAGTTACCTATCACCATTTTGGCCACCCGCATTGTCCTCCTTTTGTTGAAACCCTTCAACATGCCTCCCTTCATTGGAGAACTTATT GGTGGTATACTACTTGGACCAACTTTCTTTGGAAAAATAGCACCATCAACCTACAAATGGTTCTTTCCTGCATATGGTTTCACTATTTTGGAGCCAATGGCACACTTTGCTCTTGTTTACTATGCATTCCTCGTGGGCTTGACCCTCGACACCCAAACAATAAAAAGAACCGGAACAAAGGCCATGGGAATGGCAATCACAGGAGCTGTAATCCCTTGTTTAATTGGCTGTCTCTTGTTCTTTGTCATTGTTAGTGAAAAAACAAATTACGCTGGCTGCATTTTCTGGGGATTTGCGCTTACTGTCTCCAGCTACTCAGCGCTTGGGAGCATTCTTGAAGATCAATCACTGGTTCAGACAGACGTTGGCAAATTGGCCTTGTCTGCGGCTCAAGTTGGAGAAGCCATTTCCTGGGGACTTCTTGCTGTAGGACTAGCTGTAGCAAACAGCGAAACTTATTGTTTCTTAGCCATTATGTTGACAGTTGTGTTTGCACTTATTTGTGCTCGTGGTGTTCGGCCAGCTCTGTCTTGGATAATCAAAAAGACTGGCGATGGCCAAGGGTACAGTGAGTTCTACATCTGCTTTATTCTAAGTGGAGTTGCTATATGTGGAGTTATCACTGATGCCATTGGCACACACCCGATGCTCGGGGCGTTTATCTTTGGACTAATCATGCCTAATGAAGTGCTTCAGACTACTCTGGTGGAGAGGCTAGAAGACTTTGTGATGGGTATTTTTATGCCAGCATTCTTTGCAGTTTGTGGCATTAGGACTAATTTAGATTCTTTGAGCTTTAACAACACTTCTTTGGTAGTTGTTCTGGGGATAATCATTGTTCTCTCTGGATCAAAAGTCATTAGCGCCTTGCTTTCCTCTTTCGTTACTAACATGACAGCTAAAGAAGCAGCTACCATTGGAGTACTTACCAGCACCAAAAGCATCCTGGCTCTGATCATTCTTGAAGTTGCACAGGAGCACGGG ATTCTGACCACTCAAGAATATACGATCATGATAGTTTCAGTTGTTGTAATGACAATGCTTGTGCCACCAATCATATTACATTACCATCCTAACATTGATAATATGCCTTATACACGAAAGACAATCGAGAAGGCAAAATCAGTGGAGGAGCTGAGAGTACTTGCCTGTGTTCATAAATTCAACAATGTTCCATCTATTATCAGTGTGCTTGAAGCTGCTAATGCGACCCAACAATCTCCAATCAAAGTCTACGCACTCCAACTCGTAGAACTGATTGGCAGAGCCTCAGCAATGCTGGTTGTTCATAACAGTCGTAAAATCAGCTCCAAAAATCCAACTAAAGAAGAAGCTCAGACTGATGATATTATAAGTGCTTTTGACAATTATGAGCTCCGCTGTGATGGTGTCAATGTCCAGGCACTTACCTCTAGGTGCCCGTATTCCACCATGGACGAAGATATCTGCAACATTGCCAGAGACAAGCGAGCCGCTTTCATCATTCTCCCATTCCACAGACAACAAAACTTAGATGGAGAAATGGAAGACATTAACCCTGCAATCAGAACTGTGAATGAGAATGTCTTAGCTCATGCTCCTTGCTCCGTAGGTGTGCTCATAGACCGTCGAATGGCTGGCACTAGCATGTTCCCTAACCGCGTTGCTGTGCTATTTCTTGGCGGGCCTGATGACAGAGAAGCCTTGGCCTATGCCTGGAAAATGTCAGAGCATCAAAACGTCAGACTAACCGTTATTAGATTCCTACCTGGAAAAGACGCGCTGCAGGTGGATCCTACTGAATTCATGACAACAGCAGCAGGCACAATAACAGTCCCAATCGATGCTGAAAACGAGAAACATCTAGACGATCAATTCATAGCCAAATTCAGGATGAGCATAACACATGACAGTTCAGTAGTATACCAACAAGTAATGCTGAACGACGAAGAAGAAACCGTGAGAGCCATCAAGAAAATGGAAAAGGATTTTGATCTCTTCATAGTAGGCCGAGGGCGTGGCATGGCATCGCCACTCACAGCCGGGCTAGCTGACTGGTGTGACTGCCCTGAGCTCGGTCCTATAGGAGACCTTTTCGCGACCTCTGAGTTCTCATCGTCATTTTCAGTACTGGTGATGCAACAATACACAAGATCAGAGGGGAGTGAGCACGAGACAGAATCGTATGCTGAATCTTCAGAAGCGGAGAATGAATTGAACTGGAGACCATCCAATGCAAGCAATGATTACGGATCATTCGGACAGAGAGATACAGAGTTTGGTCATTTATCATTTAACCACAGAAGAGACCATAGCCTTGGCATGATGAGATGA
- the LOC108197559 gene encoding mitochondrial thiamine diphosphate carrier 2-like: MEEPGQLKQAFINATAGAASGAVSRTVTSPLDVIKIRFQVQLEPTSSWALLRKQLHGTSKYTGMLQATKDIYREEGLPGFWRGNVPALLMVMPYTAIQFTVLHKLKSLAAGSSKSEYIIHISPYLSYISGAAAGCAATVGSYPFDLVRTLLASQGEPKVHPNMRSAFVDIYKNRGFRGLYAGLSPTLVEIIPYAGLQFGTYDTFKRWCMVWNSSRSSNANQADNYISSFQLFLCGLAAGTCAKAVCHPLDVVKKRFQIEGLRRHPKYGAVLEPRAYTNMVDALYRILQKEGWAGLYKGIVPSVVKAAPAGAVTFVTYEIFSDWIESSLT, translated from the exons ATGGAAGAGCCTGGACAGTTGAAACAGGCTTTTATTAATGCTACTGCTGGTGCTGCTTCTGGTGCTGTTTCGAGGACCGTTACGTCTCCTTTAGATGTTATCAAGATTAGATTCCAG GTTCAGCTGGAGCCCACCTCTTCATGGGCCTTGCTCCGTAAACAATTGCATGGGACATCAAAATATACTGGAATGTTGCAGGCAACAAAAGATATATACAGAGAGGAAGGCCTTCCT GGATTTTGGCGCGGTAATGTCCCAGCACTTCTCATGGTTATGCCATATACAGCCATACAATTTACAGTTTTACACAAGTTGAAATCATTGGCAGCTGGTTCTTCTAAATCAG AATATATCATTCATATAAGTCCATACCTGTCTTACATAAGTGGTGCTGCAGCAGGATGTGCAGCAACGGTTGGATCATATCCATTTGATCTTGTTAGGACACTATTAGCTTCACAAGGAGAGCCTAAG GTTCATCCAAACATGAGATCGGCATTTGTTGATATTTATAAGAATCGTGGCTTTAGAGGGTTGTATGCTGGCTTATCACCTACATTGGTTGAAATTATTCCTTATGCTGGCCTTCAGTTTGGAACGTATGATACATTCAAGAGGTGGTGCATG GTGTGGAACAGTTCAAGATCTTCCAATGCAAACCAAGCTGACAATTATATTTCCAGCTTTCAGCTGTTCTTATGTGGCCTAGCTGCTGGTACATGTGCTAAAGCTGTCTGCCATCCACTTGATGTGGTCAAGAAGAGATTCCAG ATAGAAGGACTACGACGACACCCTAAATATGGAGCTGTGCTTGAACCTCGAGCCTACACAAATATGGTTGACGCTCTTTATCGAATTTTGCAGAAGGAGGGTTGGGCTGGGCTCTACAAGGGTATTGTCCCCTCAGTTGTAAAGGCTGCACCTGCTGGGGCCGTAACCTTTGTCACTTATGAGATTTTTTCAGATTGGATAGAATCCTCTTTGACTTGA
- the LOC108199889 gene encoding protein SRC2, with protein MEYRTLDLKIISAKGLKNVNFISKVEVYAVVSIAGGDPRVKQRTPTDREGGVNPAWNFPMKFTIDEAAAQQNRLTLVISLRAERALGDRDVGEVRVPIKEIIGDGNNKSVQFVRYQVRKPSGKAKGELNFSYQFGEKVAASHVPPQANHVTSKTDEPVTAYPAVAPMAAGTSSAYPPPVTSAYPPVASSGYPPAAYPPQQPGHGYPPQQPGYGYPPPQPGYGYPPQQPGYGYPPQQGYGYGAPVQQPPKKNKFGGGGMGLGLLGGALGGLLIGDMISDVGSYDAGYDAGFDDAGGFDF; from the coding sequence ATGGAGTATCGCACGCTAGATCTTAAGATTATATCTGCGAAGGGGCTTAAGAACGTGAATTTTATCTCCAAGGTTGAAGTTTATGCTGTTGTGAGTATCGCCGGCGGCGATCCGAGGGTGAAGCAGCGGACTCCGACGGACCGAGAAGGCGGCGTCAATCCGGCGTGGAATTTTCCGATGAAGTTTACGATTGACGAGGCGGCCGCGCAGCAGAACCGCCTCACGCTCGTCATCAGCCTACGCGCCGAACGCGCCCTCGGGGATCGTGATGTTGGAGAAGTGCGCGTTCCGATCAAGGAGATCATCGGCGACGGTAACAACAAGTCCGTACAGTTCGTTAGGTATCAGGTGAGGAAGCCTAGCGGAAAAGCTAAAGGCGAGTTGAATTTCTCTTATCAGTTCGGCGAGAAAGTCGCGGCCAGTCACGTGCCTCCTCAAGCCAATCACGTGACCTCTAAAACCGACGAGCCTGTCACCGCCTATCCTGCCGTGGCTCCTATGGCCGCCGGAACTAGCTCTGCCTATCCTCCGCCGGTGACGTCAGCTTACCCTCCAGTGGCGTCATCGGGCTATCCACCGGCTGCGTATCCGCCTCAGCAGCCTGGTCACGGTTATCCGCCTCAGCAGCCGGGTTATGGATATCCGCCGCCGCAGCCGGGTTATGGATATCCGCCGCAGCAACCAGGTTACGGATATCCGCCACAGCAGGGATATGGATATGGGGCGCCAGTGCAACAGCCGCCCAAGAAGAATAAGTTTGGAGGAGGTGGAATGGGGTTGGGATTGCTGGGAGGTGCACTTGGTGGATTGTTGATTGGCGATATGATTTCGGATGTTGGTTCTTATGATGCCGGGTATGATGCCGGGTTTGATGATGCGGGCGGGTTTGATTTTTGA
- the LOC108199001 gene encoding flowering-promoting factor 1-like protein 3, translating to MSGVWVFKNGVVRLVENPGADSLDGSRHRKTLVHVASNEVITSYAVLERKLMMLGWERYYDDPDLLQFHKRSTVHLISLPKDFNKFKSMHMFDIVVKNRNVFEVREMK from the coding sequence ATGTCCGGCGTTTGGGTATTCAAAAACGGAGTTGTTCGGCTCGTGGAGAATCCGGGGGCCGACTCTTTGGACGGCAGCCGCCACCGGAAGACGCTAGTCCACGTGGCATCAAATGAAGTCATTACATCCTACGCAGTGCTCGAAAGAAAGCTAATGATGCTCGGGTGGGAGAGGTATTACGATGATCCGGACCTACTACAGTTCCACAAGAGATCCACCGTCCATCTCATCTCTCTTCCTAAAGATTTCAACAAGTTTAAGTCCATGCATATGTTTGATATTGTCGTCAAAAATCGAAATGTGTTCGAAGTTagagaaatgaaatga
- the LOC108197206 gene encoding probable protein phosphatase 2C 40 translates to MHQEASLNPDGEIKVSFGYHCDEKNENSYGISDEYETPSGTKLRRNNSSFSCLSGAALSANATLANTNICNGLFGAEILPTWDSPNSFRRVPSSSSISKLDLLSTSLQSSLSNLSCSPPTPSDSFLLKSMSAPSRSESFLNAMELQVAGGAAGEDRVQAVCSEENGWLFCAIYDGFNGRDAADYLAGTLYDTIGIYLNSIEWDIESNETSNFPHQLDDDEGGKANAKDVSTDILAKSLSSSSRQRVTDSLQRALCQAENDFLNMVEQEMDDRPDIVSVGSCVLIVLLHGKDLYTLNLGDSRALLATYSEAFMDSDKALQAIQLTDSHTVDNEVERNQLLSNHPDDPMTIVGGRVKGKLKVTRAFGVGYLKKKILNEALMGILRVRNLKSPPYVSTEPSLRVHEISNSDRFVILGSDGLFDFFTNDEVVKLVHCYILSNPSGDPAKFLLEQLVLRAADCAGFSTEELMSIPPGRRRKYHDDVTVIVINLGTDKRTSKASTCL, encoded by the exons ATGCATCAAGAAGCAAGTCTTAATCCAGACGGAGAAATCAAAGTAAGTTTTGGATATCACTGTGATGAAAAGAATGAGAATTCCTATGGAATTTCCGATGAGTATGAAACCCCGTCTGGAACTAAACTTCGAAGAAACAACAGCTCTTTCTCTTGCCTCTCTGGTGCTGCCTTGAGTGCAAACGCTACTTTGGCTAACACAAATATCTGCAATGGATTATTTGGTGCAGAAATTCTTCCAACGTGGGACTCCCCCAATTCATTTAGAAGGGTTCCCTCTTCTTCATCTATATCGAAGTTGGACTTATTATCTACTTCTCTTCAGAGTAGTTTATCAAACTTAAGTTGCAGTCCTCCAACTCCAAGTGATtcctttttgctaaaatccATGAGTGCTCCTTCAAGAAGTGAAAGTTTTCTCAATGCTATGGAATTGCAAGTAGCAGGTGGCGCGGCAGGGGAAGATCGAGTCCAAGCCGTTTGTTCTGAAGAAAATGGGTGGCTCTTTTGTGCAATCTATGATGGATTTAATGGTAGAGATGCAGCTGATTATCTAGCTGGTACATTATATGACACTATTGGCATCTACTTGAATTCAATAGAATGGGATATAGAATCTAATGAAACATCTAATTTCCCACATCAGCTCGATGATGATGAAGGGGGTAAAGCTAATGCGAAAGATGTGAGCACGGATATATTGGCAAAAAGTTTATCCAGCTCTTCCAGACAAAGGGTGACTGATAGCCTTCAACGTGCTCTATGTCAGGCtgaaaatgattttcttaatatgGTTGAACAAGAAATGGACGATCGTCCTGATATAGTATCTGTTGGATCTTGTGTTTTAATTGTGCTACTCCATGGGAAGGATCTGTATACACTCAATTTGGGTGACAGTCGAGCTTTACTAGCAACATACAGTGAAGCTTTCATGGATAGCGATAAGGCCCTACAAGCTATTCAACTTACTGATAGTCATACAGTGGATAATGAAGTTGAAAGAAACCAACTTCTAAGTAATCATCCTGATGATCCCATGACAATTGTGGGTGGAAGGGTGAAAGGGAAGTTAAAGGTCACTCGTGCTTTTGGAGTTGGTTACTTGAAAAAG AAAATATTGAATGAAGCTTTGATGGGTATCCTCCGGGTTCGCAACCTTAAAAGTCCTCCATATGTCTCTACAGAACCATCCCTGCGGGTGCATGAAATCTCGAATTCTGATCGCTTTGTTATACTAGGGAGTGATGGTTTATTTGACTTCTTCACAAATGATGAAGTTGTAAAGCTTGTTCATTGTTATATCTTGTCCAATCCTAGTGGAGATCCAGCGAAGTTCTTGTTAGAACAGCTTGTACTAAGAGCAGCAGATTGTGCAG GTTTCAGTACGGAAGAGTTGATGAGCATTCCTCCGGGCAGGAGAAGAAAATATCACGATGATGTAACTGTGATTGTGATCAATCTAGGTACAGATAAGCGCACATCCAAGGCATCAACATGCCTATAA
- the LOC108197164 gene encoding uncharacterized protein LOC108197164, whose amino-acid sequence MRSQLSSDHITTTTTMDLYHDFHAIKPTKLDYFDNMFTYQSNSTLLSSFLDDDYRWALVLDSTIFHPQGGGQPCDVGIISATHSSSDSPGFKFVVQDVRLKDGIVFHYGFFEISEPINVELGVPVSLTVDEPRRRLNSRLHSAGHLLDVCMRDVGLGHLEPGKAYHFPEGPYVEYKGSVPQDELQSKQKELEKEANNLISKGAIISVATLPYDEACKLCGGCLPDYISKDSTPRIVRIGDYPGCPCGGTHVYDISEILSITVSQLRTKKGLTKVFYNVGSWPASEAES is encoded by the exons ATGCGATCACAATTGAGCTCAGACCAcatcacaacaacaacaacaatggATCTTTATCACGATTTTCACGCAATCAAGCCCACCAAGCTCGACTATTTTGATAACATGTTCACTTATCAATCCAACTCCACCCTCCTCTCCTCTTTTCTG GATGATGATTATAGATGGGCTTTGGTATTAGATTCCACCATTTTTCACCCACAAGGTGGAGGCCAGCCTTGTGATGTGGGGATTATTTCAGCTACCcattcttcttctgattctccTGGTTTTAAATTTGTAGTTCAAGATGTTCGATTGAAGGATGGGATT GTTTTCCATTATGGGTTCTTTGAGATTTCGGAACCGATTAATGTTGAATTAGGGGTTCCAGTGAGCTTGACAGTCGATGAACCCAGGCGTAGACTCAATTCTAG ACTACACTCAGCTGGACATCTGCTGGATGTATGTATGAGAGATGTGGGGTTAGGTCATCTGGAGCCAGGCAAAGCCTACCACTTCCCTGAAGG GCCATATGTGGAATATAAAGGCTCAGTGCCTCAGGATGAATTGCAAAGTAAGCAAAAGGAGCTGGAGAAGGAAGCTAACAATTTAATATCTAAGGGAGCAATA ATATCTGTTGCTACCTTACCGTATGACGAAGCTTGTAAACTGTGTGGTGGCTGTCTTCCTGATTATATTTCCAAG GATAGCACTCCTCGAATTGTGAGAATTGGAGATTATCCTGGCTGCCCTTGTGGGGGAACACATGTTTATGATATTTCTGAGATTTTGAGCATTACG GTTTCACAACTCCGGACTAAAAAGGGACTTACAAAGGTTTTCTACAATGTTGGATCATGGCCTGCTTCCGAAGCCGAGTCCTGA